The following proteins come from a genomic window of Kitasatospora sp. NBC_01246:
- a CDS encoding exodeoxyribonuclease III — protein sequence MTVRIATWNINSVTARLPKLLEWLESAKPDVLCLQELKCSTDAFPYEPVRELGYETAAYGTGRWNGVAIVSRIGLEDVVRDLPGQPGFLADGALLPDTEPRAIAATCGPVRVWSVYVPNGREVDHAHYRYKLEWLEALRLASLEDAAGERPFAVLGDFNIAPTDEDVFDVAAFEGLTHVTPAERAALAALGEAGLQDVVPRPLKYDRPYTYWDYRQLAFPKNRGMRIDLTYANKPFADAVTDSYVDREARKGKGTSDHAPVVVDLDL from the coding sequence GTGACCGTCCGCATCGCCACCTGGAACATCAACTCCGTCACCGCGCGGCTGCCCAAGCTGCTGGAATGGCTGGAGAGCGCCAAGCCGGACGTGCTCTGCCTCCAGGAGCTCAAGTGCTCCACCGACGCCTTCCCCTACGAGCCGGTCCGCGAGCTCGGTTACGAGACCGCCGCGTACGGCACCGGCCGGTGGAACGGCGTGGCCATCGTCTCCCGGATCGGTCTGGAGGACGTGGTGCGCGACCTCCCCGGCCAGCCCGGCTTCCTCGCCGACGGCGCCCTGCTGCCCGACACCGAGCCGCGGGCCATCGCCGCCACCTGCGGCCCGGTCCGGGTCTGGTCGGTCTACGTGCCCAACGGCCGCGAGGTGGACCACGCCCACTACCGCTACAAGCTGGAGTGGCTGGAGGCCCTGCGCCTGGCCTCGCTGGAGGACGCCGCGGGGGAGCGCCCCTTCGCCGTCCTCGGGGACTTCAACATCGCCCCGACCGACGAGGACGTCTTCGACGTGGCGGCCTTCGAGGGCCTGACGCACGTCACCCCCGCCGAGCGCGCCGCCCTCGCCGCCCTGGGCGAGGCCGGTCTGCAGGACGTCGTGCCCCGCCCGCTGAAGTACGACCGCCCGTACACCTACTGGGACTACCGCCAGCTGGCCTTCCCGAAGAACCGGGGCATGCGGATCGACCTCACCTACGCCAACAAGCCCTTCGCCGACGCCGTCACGGACAGCTATGTGGACCGCGAGGCCCGCAAGGGCAAGGGGACGTCGGACCACGCCCCGGTCGTGGTCGACCTGGACCTCTGA
- a CDS encoding lysoplasmalogenase → MSIRTTTRAVLGGRLRSATGLLTGFAATSAAHLGALLTDTPALRHATKPALMPLLAAHSVTAATAAGREAPKLLAPALLLSGGGDVLLQLGDDTAFLAGMGSFAAAHVCYVTMFVRQGALTDRRRALIVTAAYATAWAVMVGRLWPDLGGLRTPVAGYSLLLASTAVTSAGLGWRTGLGGALFLLSDTLIATKLAKWRELPGHQFWIMATYLLAQYLLASGLLRAAEAPETPRAPRASTAAGVTGGSAARAATA, encoded by the coding sequence ATGAGCATCCGCACCACCACCCGCGCCGTCCTCGGCGGGCGCCTGCGCTCCGCCACCGGGCTGCTCACCGGCTTCGCCGCCACCTCGGCGGCCCACCTGGGCGCGCTGCTCACCGACACGCCCGCCCTGCGGCACGCCACCAAGCCGGCGCTGATGCCGCTGCTGGCCGCGCACAGCGTCACGGCCGCCACCGCGGCCGGGCGGGAGGCGCCGAAGCTGCTGGCGCCCGCGCTGCTACTCAGCGGCGGCGGGGACGTCCTGCTCCAGCTCGGCGACGACACCGCGTTCCTGGCCGGGATGGGCTCCTTCGCGGCGGCGCACGTCTGCTACGTGACGATGTTCGTCCGGCAGGGGGCGCTGACGGACCGGCGGCGTGCGCTGATCGTCACGGCCGCGTACGCGACGGCCTGGGCCGTGATGGTGGGCCGGCTCTGGCCGGACCTCGGCGGCCTCCGGACGCCGGTGGCCGGGTACAGCCTGCTGCTCGCCTCGACCGCCGTCACCTCGGCCGGGCTGGGGTGGCGCACCGGCCTCGGCGGGGCGCTCTTCCTGCTCTCCGACACCCTGATCGCCACCAAGCTCGCGAAGTGGCGCGAGCTGCCCGGGCACCAGTTCTGGATCATGGCGACGTACCTCCTGGCCCAGTACCTGCTGGCCTCCGGCCTCCTGCGGGCCGCGGAGGCGCCGGAGACCCCGCGGGCTCCCCGGGCGTCCACGGCGGCCGGGGTCACCGGGGGCTCCGCGGCCCGGGCCGCGACGGCCTGA
- a CDS encoding DUF2398 family protein gives MEQQEYAAGTTRVAGGTSDGRTGGAGQGTTVAVVAVREAGPDAPQGTGGAVLSPDPGLLRLAHWFAEADPGTADDLCVATFGLYPARHFGVPAEPVTGPEAAAGDAVSWWHGPTAHAPAALRVREPRPARRQRRARRDEGALPVIRSGAKPGLPGKHRKPEPARSAAGAQDRSAAAERRIAARLLLAHPLVTASGPHADGFPLIRRHRDWLTGQFDTLLGYRLVVGPWHARLYKAGLGPGAARRLQHPGTGAPFTPGGYAQLALALSLLVDAPERLPLGPLLAAMRDAAPGPATTPADLAMALAALADWQVLGEIPADRSADGVVLTVDRELARAVPAGPPALADDAADLIRRAAGAEPGTAVRRRLAETPAVLAADLPADQRDWLDLHRRTGPAALAEFLGLEAELRAEGVALLDPADELTDLALPGAGTLAQAALLLVERLVEEVRPLPGEATGADVPIPDALIDGVLGDIADEYGLPAGWRRDYLADRTALRRDALDLLHRMGLIAPTPRGTRPPGWLLRAPAARFAPAPDLRPAPGTGRHSRRETPVAAPAGPRAERRA, from the coding sequence ATGGAGCAGCAGGAGTACGCGGCCGGCACCACGCGGGTGGCCGGCGGCACGTCGGACGGGCGCACGGGCGGGGCGGGGCAGGGCACCACCGTCGCCGTCGTCGCCGTACGCGAAGCCGGTCCTGACGCTCCGCAGGGGACCGGAGGGGCTGTCCTCTCGCCCGATCCGGGGCTGCTCCGGCTGGCGCACTGGTTCGCCGAGGCCGATCCCGGGACCGCCGACGACCTCTGCGTCGCCACCTTCGGCCTCTACCCGGCCCGCCACTTCGGCGTCCCGGCCGAGCCGGTGACCGGTCCGGAGGCGGCGGCCGGTGACGCCGTCAGCTGGTGGCACGGTCCCACCGCGCACGCCCCCGCCGCGCTGCGGGTGCGCGAGCCGCGGCCGGCGCGCCGCCAGCGCCGGGCCCGGCGGGACGAGGGGGCGCTGCCCGTCATCCGCTCAGGAGCCAAGCCGGGTCTGCCCGGAAAGCACCGCAAGCCCGAGCCGGCCCGCTCGGCCGCCGGCGCGCAGGACCGTTCCGCCGCCGCCGAGCGCCGGATCGCCGCCCGGCTGCTGCTCGCCCACCCGCTGGTCACCGCCTCCGGGCCGCACGCCGACGGGTTTCCGCTGATCCGGCGTCACCGCGACTGGCTGACCGGCCAGTTCGACACCCTGCTCGGCTACCGCCTGGTGGTCGGCCCCTGGCACGCCCGCCTCTACAAGGCCGGGCTCGGCCCCGGCGCCGCCCGCCGGCTCCAACACCCCGGCACCGGCGCGCCGTTCACCCCCGGCGGCTACGCCCAGCTCGCCCTCGCGCTGTCCCTGCTGGTGGACGCCCCCGAACGGCTCCCGCTCGGTCCCCTGCTGGCGGCGATGCGGGACGCCGCGCCCGGTCCGGCCACCACGCCCGCCGACCTCGCGATGGCGCTCGCCGCATTGGCCGACTGGCAGGTGCTCGGCGAGATACCCGCCGACCGGAGCGCGGACGGCGTCGTCCTGACGGTCGACCGGGAGCTGGCCCGCGCCGTACCCGCGGGCCCGCCCGCCCTCGCCGACGACGCCGCCGACCTGATCCGCCGCGCCGCCGGGGCCGAGCCCGGCACCGCCGTGCGCCGCCGCCTCGCCGAGACCCCCGCCGTGCTCGCCGCCGACCTGCCCGCGGACCAGCGCGACTGGCTCGACCTCCACCGCCGGACCGGCCCGGCGGCGCTCGCGGAGTTCCTCGGCCTGGAGGCCGAACTGCGGGCCGAGGGGGTCGCCCTGCTCGACCCCGCCGACGAACTCACCGACCTCGCCCTGCCCGGGGCCGGCACCCTCGCCCAGGCCGCCCTGCTGCTGGTCGAGCGCCTGGTCGAGGAGGTCCGCCCGCTCCCCGGCGAGGCCACCGGCGCCGACGTCCCGATCCCGGACGCGCTGATAGACGGCGTCCTCGGGGACATCGCCGACGAGTACGGGCTGCCGGCCGGCTGGCGGCGCGACTACCTCGCCGACCGCACCGCGCTGCGCCGCGACGCCCTCGACCTGCTGCACCGGATGGGCCTGATCGCCCCTACGCCGCGCGGCACCCGGCCGCCGGGCTGGCTGCTGCGCGCCCCCGCCGCCCGCTTCGCTCCGGCGCCCGATCTGCGGCCGGCCCCGGGGACGGGCCGGCACTCCCGCCGGGAGACCCCGGTGGCGGCCCCGGCCGGCCCCCGGGCGGAGCGGCGGGCCTGA
- a CDS encoding BCCT family transporter: MSSQPPGPDEPAATLPVDRTVFGVSAVLVLGVVAWGVFAEDSLGRTSDTALGWVLHNFGWLFVVAADVFLVLTVLLAFSRFGRIRLGRDDDEPEFSTLAWVAMMFSAGMGIGLMFYGVGEPLQLYAAPQPGSGLEPQSPAAAQQALEFSLFHWALHPWAIYAVGGLALAYTTFRKGRGNRISAAFVPLIGERGANGWPGRAIDLLAVFATVFGSATSLGLGALQVADGLGFISSVENTERTQLVIIGSLTAAFVLSAFSGVHKGVKWLSTSNVVLASLIMLFVFVFGPSVFVLDAIPSTVGGYLSDLVAMSTQTGAFTDESWLGSWTIFYWAWWLSWAPFVGTFIARISRGRTIRQFLTGVLLVPSGATVVWFCVMGGTAIRLNSTGEADLVATIPQGAEASLFEMLRSLPLGSVTSVIAVLLVMTFFITSADSASLVLGSLSSRGSLHPRTWLVVVWGVLMGGVAAALLLAGGLTALQNATILVALPFVVVMLLLCVALVKELREDPAAGPSRFHAAHGLRDAVRVAVGEAMADARRGPRPPSR, encoded by the coding sequence ATGAGCAGCCAGCCACCAGGCCCGGACGAACCCGCCGCGACCCTCCCCGTCGACCGGACGGTGTTCGGCGTCAGTGCCGTGCTGGTGCTGGGGGTGGTCGCCTGGGGCGTCTTCGCCGAGGACTCGCTCGGCCGGACGTCCGACACCGCGCTCGGCTGGGTGCTGCACAACTTCGGCTGGCTGTTCGTGGTCGCCGCCGACGTCTTCCTGGTGCTCACCGTCCTGCTCGCGTTCAGCCGCTTCGGCCGGATCCGGCTCGGCCGTGACGACGACGAGCCGGAGTTCTCCACCCTCGCCTGGGTCGCGATGATGTTCAGCGCCGGCATGGGCATCGGCCTCATGTTCTACGGCGTCGGCGAACCGCTCCAGCTCTACGCCGCGCCGCAGCCCGGCTCCGGCCTGGAGCCGCAGAGCCCGGCCGCCGCCCAGCAGGCGCTGGAGTTCTCGCTCTTCCACTGGGCCCTGCACCCCTGGGCGATCTACGCGGTCGGCGGCCTGGCGCTCGCCTACACCACCTTCCGCAAGGGCCGGGGCAACCGGATCTCCGCCGCCTTCGTCCCGCTGATCGGCGAACGCGGCGCGAACGGCTGGCCCGGCCGGGCGATCGACCTGCTGGCGGTGTTCGCGACCGTCTTCGGCTCGGCGACCAGCCTCGGCCTGGGCGCCCTCCAGGTGGCGGACGGCCTCGGCTTCATCTCCTCCGTCGAGAACACCGAACGCACCCAGCTGGTCATCATCGGCTCGCTGACCGCCGCCTTCGTCCTCTCCGCCTTCTCCGGCGTGCACAAGGGCGTCAAGTGGCTCTCCACCTCGAACGTCGTGCTGGCCTCGCTGATCATGCTCTTCGTCTTCGTGTTCGGCCCGTCGGTCTTCGTTTTGGACGCGATCCCGTCCACCGTCGGCGGCTACCTCTCCGACCTGGTCGCCATGTCGACCCAGACCGGCGCCTTCACCGACGAGAGCTGGCTCGGCTCCTGGACGATCTTCTACTGGGCCTGGTGGCTCTCCTGGGCGCCGTTCGTCGGCACCTTCATCGCCCGCATCTCGCGCGGCCGGACCATCCGGCAGTTCCTCACCGGCGTGCTGCTGGTCCCCAGTGGGGCGACGGTCGTCTGGTTCTGCGTGATGGGCGGGACGGCGATCCGGCTGAACTCCACCGGCGAGGCCGACCTGGTGGCCACCATCCCCCAGGGCGCCGAGGCCTCGCTGTTCGAGATGCTGCGCTCGCTCCCGCTCGGCTCGGTGACCAGCGTCATCGCGGTCCTGCTGGTGATGACCTTCTTCATCACCAGTGCCGACTCCGCCTCGCTCGTGCTCGGCTCGCTCTCCAGCCGGGGCTCGCTGCACCCGCGCACCTGGCTGGTGGTGGTCTGGGGCGTGCTGATGGGCGGGGTCGCCGCCGCGCTGCTGCTGGCCGGCGGGCTCACCGCGCTGCAGAACGCCACCATCCTGGTCGCGCTGCCGTTCGTGGTGGTGATGCTGCTGCTCTGCGTCGCCCTGGTGAAGGAGCTGCGCGAGGATCCGGCGGCCGGGCCCTCGCGGTTCCACGCCGCGCACGGCCTGCGGGACGCCGTCCGGGTGGCCGTCGGCGAGGCGATGGCCGACGCCCGGCGGGGGCCGCGACCGCCGTCCCGGTGA
- a CDS encoding MerR family transcriptional regulator produces MRIGELARLTGVSTRLLRYYGEQGLLEPDRSAAGYREYREGDQIRVRQIRGLLAAGLSTRVIAEILPCASGPVPALEACPDLLATLRGELAELDTRIAELTRSRQALAGYLDTAAPTTGPSARAYAAA; encoded by the coding sequence ATGCGCATCGGAGAACTCGCCCGCCTGACCGGGGTGTCCACCCGCCTGCTGCGGTACTACGGGGAGCAGGGGCTGCTCGAACCGGACCGGTCGGCCGCCGGCTACCGCGAGTACCGCGAGGGCGACCAGATCCGGGTGCGGCAGATCCGCGGCCTGCTCGCGGCGGGCCTGTCCACCCGGGTGATCGCCGAGATCCTGCCGTGCGCGAGCGGCCCCGTCCCGGCCCTGGAGGCCTGCCCCGACCTGCTCGCCACCCTCCGCGGCGAGCTGGCCGAACTCGACACCCGGATCGCCGAGCTGACCCGCAGCCGGCAGGCCCTGGCCGGGTACCTGGACACCGCCGCCCCGACCACCGGGCCCTCCGCCCGCGCGTACGCGGCCGCCTGA
- a CDS encoding alpha/beta fold hydrolase — protein MTEPSPATPPALARIVRGSGPGLLLAHGAGGSARDNWGPLLDDLAAHRTVVAPDFPGSGDTPFEPAGPSLDELADRLVAAAVEEGLESFDLAGYSLGAAVAVRAATRHPARVRSLLLLAGVAGGDHRLRITAELAAGLADHPELLARFVLAVAFGETWVDALTAEQLADLRAALLAPVPAGYRQQFGLAGRVDVRGDLARVTVPALVISTTEDMLVAPSQHRALAEGIPGARLVELASGHLPVVERLPELRALLLDFVTGRPA, from the coding sequence ATGACCGAGCCGTCCCCCGCCACCCCGCCCGCGCTGGCCCGGATCGTCCGGGGCTCCGGCCCGGGCCTGTTGCTGGCGCACGGCGCCGGCGGCAGCGCCCGGGACAACTGGGGGCCGCTGCTGGACGACCTCGCCGCCCACCGCACCGTCGTCGCACCCGACTTCCCCGGCTCCGGCGACACCCCGTTCGAGCCGGCCGGGCCCTCGCTCGACGAGCTGGCGGACCGGCTGGTCGCCGCCGCCGTCGAGGAGGGCCTGGAGAGCTTCGACCTGGCCGGGTACTCGCTCGGGGCCGCCGTCGCCGTCCGCGCCGCCACCCGGCACCCGGCCCGGGTCCGCTCGCTGCTGCTGCTCGCCGGGGTGGCCGGCGGCGACCACCGGCTCCGGATCACCGCCGAGCTGGCGGCCGGCCTGGCCGACCACCCGGAGCTGCTGGCCCGTTTCGTGCTCGCGGTCGCCTTCGGCGAGACCTGGGTCGACGCGCTCACCGCCGAGCAGCTCGCGGACCTGCGCGCCGCGCTGCTCGCCCCCGTCCCGGCCGGCTACCGCCAGCAGTTCGGCCTGGCGGGCCGGGTGGACGTGCGCGGCGACCTGGCCCGGGTCACCGTGCCGGCGCTGGTGATCAGCACCACCGAGGACATGCTGGTCGCGCCGAGCCAGCACCGCGCCCTGGCCGAGGGCATCCCGGGCGCCCGGCTGGTCGAACTCGCCAGTGGCCACCTCCCGGTGGTCGAGCGCCTGCCCGAACTGCGCGCGCTGCTGCTGGACTTCGTGACCGGTCGGCCGGCGTAG
- a CDS encoding sulfite oxidase yields the protein MPTANPLRTTPASPIPGEAAYDRLRRRQWSAGEARADGVERRTLLRMLTAAGVLAAPAAGGLVVPDRARARTATAAPGALAEPSTALAGTVSPVPGIVKPLPAEWFLPRGTNAEMRWDALRDAEGAIGRHVPVERFFVRNHTSTPVIDADSWRLRLFGSGLRGGPDAGRPVEFGLADLRALPSTRISALIECAGNGRSFYATQQNQPVPGTPWTLGGVGSAQWRGVRLAEVLHRAGLTRDAVDVMPSGLDPAYVSGGVDFGRVRRPLPVAKALDDVLLAYEMNGEPLTPDHGAPLRLVVPGWIGIASIKWVGSIEVADQPLYSPWNTDFYRMFGPDYPAGGSAPVTTQVVKSAFELARDAVLAAGREHRLYGRSWSGAAPVRRVEVSTDGGRRWHRAELRDEPRADNWTRWSLDWRPDRTGPYELRARATDRRGNTQPATSVFNREGYLFDAVVVHPVTVA from the coding sequence GTGCCCACCGCGAACCCCCTTCGGACCACCCCCGCGAGCCCGATCCCCGGCGAGGCCGCCTACGACCGGCTCCGCCGCCGGCAGTGGTCGGCCGGCGAGGCCCGCGCCGACGGCGTCGAGCGCCGGACCCTGCTGCGGATGCTCACCGCCGCCGGGGTGCTCGCCGCACCCGCCGCCGGCGGGCTGGTCGTCCCGGACCGCGCCCGGGCGCGGACCGCGACCGCCGCGCCGGGAGCGCTTGCCGAGCCGTCCACGGCCCTCGCGGGTACGGTGTCCCCCGTGCCCGGCATCGTGAAGCCGCTGCCCGCCGAGTGGTTCCTCCCGCGCGGGACCAACGCCGAGATGCGCTGGGACGCGCTGCGCGACGCGGAGGGCGCGATCGGCCGGCACGTCCCGGTGGAGCGGTTCTTCGTCCGCAACCACACCAGTACCCCGGTCATCGACGCCGACAGCTGGCGGCTGCGGCTCTTCGGCAGCGGCCTGCGCGGCGGCCCGGACGCCGGGCGGCCGGTCGAGTTCGGCCTGGCGGACCTGCGCGCCCTGCCCTCGACCAGGATCAGCGCCCTGATCGAGTGCGCCGGCAACGGCCGCAGCTTCTACGCCACCCAGCAGAACCAGCCCGTGCCCGGCACCCCCTGGACGCTCGGCGGGGTCGGCTCCGCCCAGTGGCGCGGCGTGCGGCTGGCCGAGGTGCTGCACCGGGCCGGGCTGACCCGGGACGCGGTGGACGTGATGCCCAGCGGCCTCGACCCGGCGTACGTGAGCGGTGGCGTCGACTTCGGCCGGGTGCGCCGCCCGCTGCCGGTCGCGAAGGCGCTGGACGACGTGCTGCTCGCCTACGAGATGAACGGCGAACCGCTGACGCCCGACCACGGTGCGCCCCTGCGGCTGGTGGTGCCGGGCTGGATCGGGATCGCCTCGATCAAGTGGGTCGGCTCGATCGAGGTCGCCGACCAGCCGCTGTACTCGCCCTGGAACACCGACTTCTACCGGATGTTCGGTCCTGACTACCCGGCCGGCGGAAGTGCGCCGGTCACCACCCAGGTGGTGAAGAGCGCCTTCGAACTCGCCCGTGACGCGGTGCTGGCGGCGGGCCGCGAGCACCGCCTGTACGGACGCTCCTGGTCGGGCGCGGCGCCGGTCCGCCGGGTCGAGGTGAGCACCGACGGCGGCCGGCGCTGGCACCGCGCCGAGCTGCGGGACGAGCCGCGCGCCGACAACTGGACGCGCTGGAGCCTCGACTGGCGCCCGGACCGGACCGGCCCGTACGAGCTGCGGGCGCGCGCGACCGACCGCCGGGGCAACACCCAGCCCGCGACGTCCGTGTTCAACCGCGAGGGCTACCTGTTCGACGCGGTGGTGGTCCACCCGGTGACGGTCGCCTGA
- a CDS encoding TetR/AcrR family transcriptional regulator, producing MTKVDLSPRPVEAMSPRQLERRESLIAAALALVNEIGVERLQMKQVCERSGVALGTAYRYFSSKDHLLAAAIAEWHRLLLADLVAELRGPRAGLGATDRVVRFVRGGMRAYQRQPELARLRVAVAASTDPFASEALQGMARADSTALQAVMAEVPAAASDLVRHIVGHAWQGELTAWVTGRTTLGDARRRLEDVVRLVLTPYEAPYEASPTG from the coding sequence GTGACCAAGGTTGACCTGTCACCACGACCGGTGGAGGCGATGTCTCCACGTCAGCTCGAACGCCGCGAGTCCCTGATCGCGGCCGCGCTCGCCCTGGTGAACGAGATCGGTGTCGAGCGGCTGCAGATGAAACAGGTCTGCGAGCGGTCCGGAGTCGCCCTCGGGACGGCGTACCGCTACTTCTCCTCCAAGGACCACCTGCTGGCCGCGGCCATCGCCGAATGGCACCGGCTGCTGCTGGCCGACCTGGTGGCGGAGCTGCGCGGACCGCGGGCCGGGCTGGGGGCCACCGACCGGGTGGTGCGCTTCGTGCGTGGAGGCATGCGCGCCTACCAGCGCCAGCCCGAACTGGCCCGGCTCCGGGTGGCCGTCGCCGCCTCCACCGACCCCTTCGCCAGCGAGGCGCTGCAGGGCATGGCCCGGGCCGACAGCACCGCGCTCCAGGCGGTGATGGCCGAGGTGCCGGCCGCCGCGAGCGACCTGGTGCGGCACATCGTCGGCCACGCCTGGCAGGGCGAGCTGACCGCCTGGGTGACCGGCCGCACCACGCTCGGCGACGCCCGGCGGCGGCTGGAGGACGTGGTACGGCTGGTGCTGACCCCGTACGAGGCGCCGTACGAGGCCAGCCCCACCGGCTGA
- a CDS encoding acyl-CoA thioesterase, producing MTDLTEKERPAADTAGSFAELLRIERLDENTFRGRCHAGAPMRAFGGQVAAQALTAAGHTIGDDRDVHSLHSYFLLPGDPSRPIRYEVDRVRQGMSYATRRVTAVQGGEAIFTLSASFKRPEPAADRHREMPALPGPEELPDALAGWDAEARAALTRTGGFGSLDLRFVPPDAPGVPPAVPGMPQQFVWLRTASPLPAGDRLLHVCALTYLSDLTLASTAGLHVQPNFFQRTEPPRLIMASLDHAMWFHRPFRADEWLLFAQRSPSSSDGRGLSLGEFYDRDGRLVASAVQEALIRDRAPRAH from the coding sequence GTGACCGACCTGACCGAGAAGGAGAGACCGGCCGCCGACACCGCCGGCTCGTTCGCCGAGCTGCTGCGGATCGAGCGGCTGGACGAGAACACGTTCCGGGGGCGCTGCCACGCCGGCGCCCCCATGCGCGCCTTCGGCGGCCAGGTCGCCGCGCAGGCGCTGACCGCCGCCGGGCACACCATCGGCGACGACCGGGACGTGCACTCGCTGCACAGCTACTTCCTGCTCCCCGGCGACCCGTCCCGGCCGATCCGCTACGAGGTCGACCGGGTCCGCCAGGGGATGTCCTACGCCACCCGCCGGGTGACCGCCGTCCAGGGCGGCGAAGCGATCTTCACGCTCTCCGCCTCCTTCAAGCGGCCCGAGCCCGCCGCCGACCGCCACCGGGAGATGCCGGCGCTGCCCGGCCCGGAGGAGTTGCCGGACGCGCTGGCAGGCTGGGACGCCGAGGCCCGCGCCGCGCTGACCCGCACGGGCGGCTTCGGCTCGCTGGACCTGCGGTTCGTCCCACCGGACGCACCCGGCGTGCCGCCGGCCGTCCCGGGCATGCCGCAGCAGTTCGTCTGGCTGCGCACCGCCTCCCCGCTCCCCGCCGGGGACCGGCTGCTGCACGTCTGCGCGCTGACCTACCTCTCGGACCTCACGCTCGCCTCGACGGCCGGGCTGCACGTCCAGCCGAACTTCTTCCAGCGCACCGAGCCGCCCCGGCTGATCATGGCCTCGCTGGACCACGCGATGTGGTTCCACCGCCCGTTCCGGGCCGACGAGTGGCTGCTGTTCGCCCAGCGCAGCCCCTCCTCCTCGGACGGCCGGGGGCTGTCGCTCGGCGAGTTCTACGACCGGGACGGCCGGCTGGTCGCCTCCGCCGTCCAGGAGGCCCTGATCCGCGACCGGGCACCCCGGGCGCACTGA
- a CDS encoding SWIM zinc finger family protein produces MTQAAHAYAYLRPSAVLDGADGPRLALETSGGTTPLGAVANPRFFAGFLADPAPAAAALLAVADVAAARYYQPLLRASLDPVVTANGDRLRFESFSGCCGVYARLDVLRAGLDGDDIGHGTTNVDVNNPLREALTRIGPAEPLHLAVGPDALEVTTFDGPVVEKKVPLPERWVRGFAETQVTAAAFDLRAELPAAEAVRFLRSLPRGGGRARSAAGWVVPAGRTLRPTTRPVPGAVCLPGPERLVALQRVLRHALALRVYGPVAGDAPAASAWEVVLPGMRLTLTLSPDASRGFSGEGGVLGALATGAAEQDAELVAVLLAWEPRIDVAELAEQSGLTPARVRAALTRLGTAGQIGYDIAEAAYFHRQLPYDAGRAEARNPRLRAAHALVAAGAVRLEPGGALAEVTVDDHHQRVRTDEAGRVSCTCLWWAKYRGGRGPCKHALAVAVVRERVASGREAGA; encoded by the coding sequence ATGACGCAAGCCGCACACGCGTACGCCTATCTGCGCCCGTCCGCCGTTCTCGACGGGGCCGACGGCCCACGCCTCGCCCTGGAGACCTCCGGCGGCACCACGCCGCTCGGCGCGGTCGCCAACCCGCGCTTCTTCGCGGGCTTCCTGGCCGACCCGGCCCCGGCCGCCGCCGCGCTGCTCGCGGTCGCCGACGTGGCCGCCGCCCGCTACTACCAGCCGCTGCTGCGCGCCTCGCTCGACCCGGTGGTCACCGCCAACGGCGACCGGCTGCGCTTCGAGTCCTTCTCCGGCTGCTGCGGCGTCTACGCCCGACTCGACGTGCTCCGGGCCGGGCTCGACGGCGACGACATCGGCCACGGCACCACCAACGTCGACGTCAACAACCCGCTGCGGGAGGCGCTCACCCGGATCGGTCCGGCCGAGCCGCTGCACCTCGCGGTGGGGCCCGACGCACTGGAGGTCACCACCTTCGACGGACCGGTCGTCGAGAAGAAGGTCCCGCTGCCCGAGCGCTGGGTGCGCGGCTTCGCCGAGACCCAGGTGACGGCCGCCGCCTTCGACCTGCGCGCCGAGCTGCCCGCCGCCGAGGCGGTCCGCTTCCTGCGCTCGCTGCCGCGCGGCGGCGGGCGGGCCCGGTCCGCCGCCGGCTGGGTCGTCCCGGCCGGCCGGACGCTGCGCCCGACCACCCGGCCCGTCCCCGGCGCGGTCTGCCTGCCCGGCCCGGAGCGGCTGGTGGCGCTCCAGCGGGTGCTGCGGCACGCGCTGGCCCTGCGGGTGTACGGCCCGGTCGCGGGCGACGCCCCGGCGGCCTCCGCCTGGGAGGTGGTGCTGCCCGGCATGCGCCTCACCCTCACCCTCTCGCCGGACGCCTCACGCGGCTTCTCCGGGGAGGGCGGCGTGCTCGGCGCGCTGGCCACCGGCGCCGCCGAGCAGGACGCCGAGCTGGTCGCGGTGCTGCTGGCCTGGGAGCCGCGGATCGACGTCGCCGAACTCGCCGAGCAGTCCGGGCTCACCCCGGCCCGGGTCCGGGCCGCCCTCACCAGGCTCGGCACCGCCGGGCAGATCGGCTACGACATCGCCGAGGCCGCCTACTTCCACCGCCAGCTGCCGTACGACGCCGGCCGGGCCGAGGCGCGGAACCCGCGGCTGCGGGCCGCGCACGCGCTGGTCGCGGCGGGCGCGGTACGGCTGGAGCCGGGCGGCGCGCTCGCCGAGGTCACCGTGGACGACCACCACCAGCGGGTGCGCACGGACGAGGCGGGCCGGGTGAGCTGCACCTGCCTCTGGTGGGCCAAGTACCGGGGCGGGCGCGGTCCGTGCAAGCACGCGCTGGCGGTCGCCGTGGTGCGGGAGCGGGTCGCGAGCGGGCGGGAGGCGGGCGCGTGA